The following proteins come from a genomic window of Crassostrea angulata isolate pt1a10 chromosome 1, ASM2561291v2, whole genome shotgun sequence:
- the LOC128177495 gene encoding midasin-like, producing MLEETSSQPHFLPVVAVSGLGLILSLYLLVLCVCAKSKEKKENLEETTHLKNGTEPQANTIAVNIDESLTVLRAPATNGNISRNSGGSPKGGSSPHPPGTNHRELPQPPTASRNTIGGKTNPFKGEASNKRNTVGEVILTEDQDDYDHLMRQGFPKNNLRRSNYDHIQLGDDGQFHVQARKPDPPTEEQPENDYAEVERENIYEGVKDKQPEPEPKASVPVTAAPVKRLYDPYSSVNDEEEVEEDSEVQKQQQKTFDPYSKVKVGDETPKKNVDADKNVSDGSLVKTKEYDPYSRVKDSDSNSGSFRSKPFDPYSRVKDDKDDSSGGTFKDIDPYSTVKEERTPRGNGKDDPYSKVKDAIDNETSVDDIDDPYNRVVDDPYNKVKDDDPYNKVKGAESLAKVKGDDPYNKVKDDPYTGVKGDDPYNKVTEDEPEDPYNSVEEDEGAAEEGEGQSQGRPTSYQYSTVSKVNQELREGGFNVVGEYAQVMKNKDTEANINRPLPLPAASQTNRRSDPDSYQLPPEPPRRYQEDYNEGNHQSSVSHSTNGTTTVMGAGATGGTEVTPSALAPTTTNNIGSTAVTQTPKHKEPPYLKLTARESMASINARRALNTYEEVTDRENMYATVEGGSGDGVVTSRGGAQNSQQLIRQELYEEIPNGDQLPAPAPPSLDILHQMTEGKPRVPGDTDSSNRSSFAEGQKSPGATASPRFSSGSTEAMSTGMVNPAFDGDQDTGGVSLDPNYTTVRDCIPERQVEGDPNYESVEEVKSKVQEVEQEEQRKAMMERKKRLHVYEEVKEGETNPVRERVLRRHMYEDLDGVKTQKQELDKQEVNKQEEELEDREVWKRRTDVLCEKL from the exons ATGCTTGAGGAGACCAGCTCACAGCCCCACTTCCTTCCTGTTGTGGCAGTCTCGGGGCTGGGGCTGATTCTCTCCCTTTATCTACTCGTGCTCTGTGTCTGTGCCAAAAG caaagaaaagaaagaaaatttggaAGAAACCACTCACCTGAAGAATGGTACAGAGCCACAA gCAAATACCATCGCTGTGAACATTGATGAGAGTCTTACTGTTCTCAGAGCCCCAGCAACTAATGGAAATATCAG cAGAAACAGTGGGGGCAGTCCTAAGGGTGGCTCCTCCCCTCACCCCCCGGGGACCAATCACCGAGAGTTACCCCAACCTCCCACTGCCAGCAGAAACACCATCGGAGGGAAGACCAATCCATTCAAGGGTGAGGCCAGCAACAAGAGGAACACCGTGGGAGAGGTCATATTGACGGAGGATCAGGACGACTATGACCATCTGATGCGGCAGGGCTTCCCAAAGAACAACCTCCGGCGCTCCAACTACGACCACATACAACTGGGGGATGACGGTCAGTTCCATGTACAGGCCAGGAAGCCCGATCCCCCCACAGAGGAACAGCCAGAGAATGACTACGCTGAAGTTGAGAGAGAAAACATTTATGAAGGTGTGAAAGATAAGCAGCCTGAGCCAGAGCCTAAGGCTAGCGTTCCAGTTACAGCAGCCCCAGTAAAGAGACTGTATGATCCGTATTCCAGTGTAAATGATGAAGAGGAGGTGGAAGAGGATTCTGAGGTTCAGAAACAACAACAGAAAACCTTTGATCCATACTCAAAAGTGAAAGTAGGAGACGAGACTCCCAAGAAGAACGTGGACGCTGATAAGAATGTTAGTGATGGTTCACTTGTGAAAACAAAAGAGTACGACCCATATTCCAGAGTAAAAGACAGTGATTCTAACTCAGGATCCTTCAGATCCAAACCTTTTGATCCATACTCACGAGTGAAAGACGACAAGGACGATTCGAGTGGAGGAACATTTAAAGACATTGACCCATACTCAACTGTGAAAGAAGAAAGAACTCCCAGGGGGAATGGTAAAGATGACCCCTATTCAAAGGTCAAAGATGCTATTGACAATGAAACATCTGTTGATGATATTGATGATCCATATAATAGGGTAGTGGATGACCCATACAACAAGGTCAAAGATGATGACCCTTACAACAAGGTCAAAGGTGCTGAGTCTTTAGCTAAGGTCAAAGGGGATGACCCTTATAACAAGGTTAAAGATGATCCATACACAGGGGTCAAAGGTGATGACCCCTACAACAAGGTTACAGAGGACGAGCCTGAGGATCCCTACAACAGTGTAGAAGAAGATGAGGGAGCAGCAGAGGAAGGTGAAGGTCAGAGTCAAGGTCGTCCCACATCGTATCAGTACTCCACTGTGAGCAAGGTCAACCAGGAGTTACGGGAGGGTGGATTCAATGTGGTGGGGGAGTATGCTCAagtgatgaaaaataaagaCACTGAGGCGAACATAAACAGGCCCCTCCCACTGCCTGCAGCCAGCCAGACAAACAGGAGATCGGATCCCGATTCATATCAATTGCCTCCAGAGCCACCTCGGCGGTACCAAGAGGATTACAATGAAGGGAACCACCAGTCCTCTGTGTCTCATTCTACAAATGGCACCACAACTGTGATGGGAGCGGGAGCCACAGGAGGGACAGAAGTAACTCCCAGTGCGTTGGCACCAACCACTACAAATAATATAGGCAGCACGGCAG TGACACAAACCCCGAAGCATAAAGAACCTCCATACCTTAAACTGACGGCGCGGGAATCCATGGCAAGCATCAATGCCAGGCGAGCACTGAACACGTACGAAGAAGTGACGGACAGAGAGAATATGTATGCAACG gtGGAGGGAGGATCAGGGGATGGTGTAGTGACTTCCAGGGGTGGAGCTCAGAACAGCCAGCAATTAATCAGACAGGAGCTGTATGAGGAAATTCCTA ATGGGGACCAATTGCCTGCGCCtgcccccccttccttggacaTCCTACACCAGATGACGGAGGGTAAGCCCCGTGTGCCCGGTGACACGGACAGCAGTAATCGATCATCCTTCGCAGAGGGTCAGAAATCTCCAGGGGCCACTGCGAGTCCACGGTTCTCGTCCGGTTCTACGGAGGCCATGTCTACAGGGATGGTGAACCCAGCCTTTGATGGGGACCAAGACACTGGGGGGGTCTCCCTGGATCCCAACTACACAACGGTCAGGGACTGCATTCCGGAGAGACAGGTGGAGGGGGATCCCAACTACGAGAGCGTGGAGGAAGTCAAATCAAAAGTCCAGGAAGTGGAGCAGGAGGAACAGAGGAAGGCCATGATGGAGCGGAAGAAACGGCTTCATGTGTACGAGGAGGTCAAAGAAGGGGAGACCAATCCGGTCAGGGAGCGCGTGCTGAGGCGACACATGTACGAGGACCTTGACGGAGTCAAAACGCAGAAACAGGAGCTAGACAAACAGGAAGTAAATAAACAAGAAGAGGAGTTAGAAGACAGAGAGGTGTGGAAACGCAGGACTGACGTCCTCTGTGAAAAGTTGTAA